The Bartonella sp. HY328 genome contains the following window.
CATCTTGAAGCTGCCTATGGCGCTAGCAAAGTTTTATTTGATGTTAATTTATCCATAAAACAGGGTGAAATTATTACGCTTTTAGGCCGTAATGGCATGGGTAAAACCACAACAGTTAAAACATTAATGGGGCTGTTGGATCCTAAAGGCGGTAATATCGAATTTAACAAACGCGATATTACCGGCGCATTACCTGAACACATTGCCCGTTTGGGGCTTGGCTTGGTTCCAGAAGGGCGCGAGACTTTTTCAACTCTTACCGTTTATGAAAATCTTGTCGCAACCGCCGCTAACCGTAAGAAAAAATCATCCCCTTGGACATTGGCGCGCATTTACAAGCTGTTTCCAAGGTTAGAAGAAAGAGCAAAACAACTTGCAGGCACCTTATCGGGCGGCGAGCAGCAAATGCTTGTCATAAGCCGTGCCTTAATGACAAATCCCGACCTTTTAATCCTTGATGAAGCAACCGAAGGGCTAGCACCGGTAATTCGCGCTGAAATATGGAATTGCATTGATATTTTAAAGCAAGAAGGCCTCTCAATCATCATCATTGATAAAAATATCGGCGCATTAAAGCGCTTGGCCAATCGTCACTTTATTCTTGAACGTGGCAAGACTGTCTGGTCGGGCACAACGCAAGATTTACAAGCTGATGAAGAACGCTTACTGCAAATTATCGGCATATGATTGCATATTTTGTAATTTTAGTATTTCGCGTAAAGCATGTAGCAACAGCCCTATTTTGTAAAAAACACGCAATTTTGC
Protein-coding sequences here:
- a CDS encoding ABC transporter ATP-binding protein; this encodes MLTISHLEAAYGASKVLFDVNLSIKQGEIITLLGRNGMGKTTTVKTLMGLLDPKGGNIEFNKRDITGALPEHIARLGLGLVPEGRETFSTLTVYENLVATAANRKKKSSPWTLARIYKLFPRLEERAKQLAGTLSGGEQQMLVISRALMTNPDLLILDEATEGLAPVIRAEIWNCIDILKQEGLSIIIIDKNIGALKRLANRHFILERGKTVWSGTTQDLQADEERLLQIIGI